A window of Rhododendron vialii isolate Sample 1 chromosome 11a, ASM3025357v1 contains these coding sequences:
- the LOC131307636 gene encoding disease resistance protein At4g27190-like: MDSNLSFDGLMEYSHDYRDDMMESPERENLLSHEKEHKVISETSLHSCVTDPIASSNLFHLDFVVEVSDRIAPQYELPEMKHKAELLRKRVMDCRRRKDLLHLLLSYPMKPEAEQPDFFLLSKNFTSINQSCERLDEIVELSMTPSTHLHEKLESVAKDVDNFEYCLDKYGFHMNLYHASLRLLSTSGLKEALALVCEAEERRRWIIDSAVRQITCCIKGGKLSAIGISCYAGIANAGILTKALEDLPEIKSMFGAIIRATVLPCHNVREVQTSIAQEINRLVGTDLSLPLTPYKFLLFLHSSNEKIDLRDFKVPEDGFVVLTAPGSNVYQTMPVDLEIKMEDHLLPWKLFWVNVHYFDSFREIALQLIEACHGHLLAIVLLARALKSVTDLVVWKLALEELTSSSELPSPMEDTSENVMVRVLKFVWEHKSTVTRHCIRNCASVMTKGGKHSMSSLVSSWIRNDLIETEEEGEHVLRDLMDSFLLEEVGYNYTHMRGETRDILFKHFIPHLCPLHVWKEGSGLSEAPEVAEWDAKVIKLNNNELSELPERPNCAVLVKLFLQNNNDLMEIPQLFFDCMPKLQFLDLSYTSIKSLPPSISRLVSLQEFLLRGCELLMELPPEIGELSNLQVFDLEGTEIINLPHEMGNLTKLECFKVSFYGYGNSFRESKRIKKRIPMGFLTRLESLKELSIDVNPDDEEWLADVADFILELQELRGLVTLKLYLPEIVLLEAIKYVPNCKITAGLHKQRVISCLPHAVQEEFEKQKNYLKYANGKYVPTEIQNTLKRTDAFFLDRHWTVKKLSEFGTENMVDLKFCLLVECNELQTIIDGREPCEDGEHYCGSGVAERPVLESLEYLGVYCMMNLRSIWQGPIRKGFLAKLKSLALHNCPNLTTIFTTSLLANLMDLEELTIEDCPKINSLVTPESSSFESSLFLPRLKKILLLDLPELGSIASGLFIAPMLEKIIIYDCPMLVTLSPAEFSSSNLKMIKGEIEWWEALTWPESKWSSERKDLMASVFVELKRDASLMDQLADNGISP, encoded by the coding sequence ATGGATTCGAATTTGAGTTTTGATGGCCTAATGGAGTATAGTCATGACTATAGGGACGACATGATGGAGAGTCCCGAAAGAGAGAACCTTCTCAGCCATGAGAAAGAGCACAAAGTCATCTCCGAAACATCCCTGCACAGTTGTGTGACAGACCCCATAGCGAGTTCAAATTTGTTCCACTTGGACTTTGTTGTTGAGGTTTCAGATAGGATAGCTCCACAATATGAACTTCCAGAAATGAAGCACAAGGCTGAGCTATTGAGGAAGAGAGTCATGGATTGCAGGCGTAGGAAGGACTTATTACACCTCCTCTTGTCTTACCCTATGAAACCAGAAGCAGAACAGCCTGACTTTTTTCTGCTATCGAAAAACTTCACCAGTATAAATCAGAGTTGTGAAAGACTGGATGAGATTGTGGAGTTAAGTATGACTCCTAGTACTCACTTACATGAGAAACTGGAGTCAGTGGCAAAGGATGTTGACAACTTTGAATACTGTCTGGATAAGTACGGTTTTCACATGAATCTCTATCATGCAAGTTTAAGACTGCTTTCAACAAGTGGACTAAAAGAAGCGCTTGCCTTGGTATGCGAGGCAGAAGAGCGGCGCCGTTGGATAATAGATTCTGCTGTTCGCCAGATTACATGCTGCATTAAGGGTGGCAAACTTTCAGCTATAGGGATTTCTTGCTATGCGGGGATAGCAAATGCAGGGATTCTAACAAAAGCCTTGGAAGATCTACCAGAGATTAAAAGCATGTTCGGAGCCATCATCAGAGCAACTGTGTTGCCATGTCACAATGTCCGTGAGGTCCAAACCAGCATTGCACAAGAGATAAATAGACTTGTAGGAACTGACCTTTCACTACCACTCACACCCTATAAGTTCTTACTGTTTCTGCATTCCAGCAATGAGAAGATAGATCTACGTGACTTCAAAGTCCCCGAGGATGGGTTTGTAGTGCTTACAGCTCCAGGCAGTAACGTTTATCAGACGATGCCAGTGGATCTTGAGATCAAGATGGAGGATCATCTGCTGCCTTGGAAGTTGTTCTGGGTAAATGTACACTATTTTGATTCTTTCCGAGAAATCGCCCTCCAATTGATTGAAGCATGTCACGGCCATTTACTTGCCATCGTTCTACTTGCAAGGGCCTTAAAATCTGTCACTGATCTGGTGGTTTGGAAACTCGCGCTTGAGGAATTAACATCGTCATCTGAGCTCCCTTCTCCAATGGAAGATACAAGTGAAAATGTCATGGTTCGTGTACTGAAGTTTGTTTGGGAACACAAGAGCACTGTCACTAGACATTGCATAAGAAACTGTGCTTCAGTTATGACAAAGGGTGGAAAGCACAGTATGTCATCATTAGTATCCTCTTGGATCCGTAATGATTTGATAGaaacagaagaagaaggagaacaTGTTCTCCGAGATCTTATGGATTCCTTCTTGTTAGAGGAAGTTGGCTACAATTATACTCATATGAGAGGAGAAACCAGAGACATTCTATTCAAACACTTCATTCCTCATTTATGTCCTCTTCACGTTTGGAAAGAGGGTTCGGGGTTATCAGAAGCACCAGAGGTTGCAGAGTGGGACGCAAAGGTGATAAAATTGAACAACAACGAGCTGTCCGAACTACCAGAGAGACCAAACTGTGCTGTTCTAGTTAAATTGTTTCTGCAAAATAACAATGATCTTATGGAAATTCCTCAGCTTTTCTTTGATTGCATGCCTAAGCTTCAATTTCTAGATTTATCGTATACGAGCATAAAGTCTTTGCCACCATCCATTTCAAGGTTGGTTTCACTTCAGGAATTCCTTTTGAGAGGCTGTGAACTCCTCATGGAGCTGCCACCCGAGATTGGGGAACTCTCAAATCTGCAAGTTTTTGATCTTGAAGGAACTGAGATTATCAATCTGCCCCATGAAATGGGAAACCTTACTAAGCTGGAATGCTTCAAAGTATCCTTCTATGGTTATGGAAACAGCTTTAGAGAAAgtaaaagaataaagaaaaggaTACCGATGGGGTTTTTAACCCGCCTTGAATCCTTGAAAGAATTAAGCATTGATGTGAATCCAGATGACGAAGAGTGGCTTGCCGATGTTGCTGATTTTATACTTGAGCTGCAGGAATTGAGAGGGTTGGTGACTCTAAAGTTGTATTTGCCTGAAATTGTGCTGTTGGAGGCAATTAAGTATGTACCGAATTGCAAAATTACAGCCGGTCTCCACAAGCAGCGTGTCATATCTTGTCTACCACATGCGGTGCAAGAAGAGTTTGAGAAACAGAAAAATTACCTCAAATATGCAAATGGCAAGTACGTACCTACTGAGATTCAGAACACACTCAAACGTACCGATGCTTTTTTCTTAGATCGTCATTGGACTGTGAAGAAGCTATCTGAATTTGGAACTGAAAATATGGTTGACCTGAAATTTTGCTTGTTAGTGGAATGCAATGAGCTTCAGACCATTATAGATGGTAGAGAGCCATGTGAGGATGGAGAACACTATTGTGGTTCAGGTGTTGCCGAGAGACCGGTACTGGAATCACTAGAATATTTGGGTGTTTATTGCATGATGAATTTGAGGAGTATCTGGCAAGGTCCAATCCGAAAGGGCTTTCTAGCCAAATTGAAGTCCTTGGCCTTGCACAATTGTCCCAATTTGACAACCATATTCACGACAAGCTTGCTTGCTAATCTGATGGACTTGGAAGAGCTTACAATTGAAGACTGCCCCAAGATCAACAGCTTAGTAACTCCGGAATCATCCAGCTTTGAATCAAGTCTGTTTCTCCCGCGCTTGAAGAAGATATTGCTTCTTGACCTACCGGAATTGGGTAGCATTGCCAGCGGACTATTTATTGCACCGATGTTGGAAAAAATTATCATCTATGATTGTCCAATGCTTGTAACTCTTTCTCCCGCTGAATTCTCCAGtagcaatttaaaaatgatcAAAGGGGAGATTGAATGGTGGGAAGCATTAACGTGGCCAGAATCCAAGTGGAGTAGCGAACGTAAAGATCTTATGGCTAGTGTCTTTGTCGAATTAAAAAGGGATGCAAGTTTGATGGATCAACTAGCAGATAATGGAATTTCACCGTAA